The DNA segment ttctcAAGTGACATTTATGCTACTACTTTAAAAACAACTGATGGTCAATTAAAAGGAGTGATAGTGTTGCCCACCCTGTTCACGATCATCAAGTGCGTCTTCTTCTTCAGGTTGGTGAAGTGGATCGAGAGCTGCGTGTGCGAGGACCCTTTTCTGAACCCGGAGCTGATGAGAGCCAATCCTTGGGTGGAGAAGGGGAAGTGCGTGATCCTCTGATGATGGCACTCGTGTCAAAATAAGTCTCCACAGTCAATGCACGGATGCACCACATATAATGTGcgcgcacacccacacacactgcactaaaaacacacacagagcacacactcactcaactCACActatgactatttatttatttggattttttgAATGCTCTTGTGTAAGAACTGCCGTGTGTGTGgtgaatgtgtgcgtgcgtgcatgcacaGCACCGAGTAGCTTTtagatgtttgtttttattgtctCTTTACACTGTCAATCAAAAATAAAGACTGTTTAGAATTTAACAAAACAGGTggaacacctttttttttgggtggtggttgaGAGGAGGGCGCTACAGA comes from the Syngnathus scovelli strain Florida chromosome 5, RoL_Ssco_1.2, whole genome shotgun sequence genome and includes:
- the LOC125968373 gene encoding guanine nucleotide-binding protein G(I)/G(S)/G(O) subunit gamma-13; protein product: MDDLDVPQMRREVESLQYQLAINREKSSITVTELVKWIESCVCEDPFLNPELMRANPWVEKGKCVIL